A stretch of Nonomuraea africana DNA encodes these proteins:
- the acnA gene encoding aconitate hydratase AcnA yields MTVSANSFGSRDTLRVGDASYEIFRLDAVEGAARLPYSLKILLENLLRTEDGANITADHIRALGQWDPSAAPSVEIQFTPARVIMQDFTGVPCVVDLATMREAVRDLGGDPARINPLAPAEMVIDHSVIVDFFGHPDSFRRNVEREYERNRERYQFLRWGQTAFDEFKVVPPGTGIVHQVNIEHLARVVMTRDGKAYPDTCVGTDSHTTMENGIGVLGWGVGGIEAEAAMLGQPISMLIPRVVGFKLTGKLPAGATATDLVLTITEMLRKHGVVGKFVEFYGEGVSSVPLANRATIGNMSPEFGSTCAIFPIDGQTIDYLRLTGRSEEQIALTEAYAKEQGLWLDPSAEEPVFSEYIELDLATVVPSIAGPKRPQDRIALSDAKRAWRAAVKDYATEVDLGPADEASAESFPASDSPAISHDGNGDQPHAAALNGARPHKKVPVTLADGTSFEIDHGIVSIAAITSCTNTSNPFVMLGAALLARNAVEKGLTRKPWVKTSLAPGSQVVTGYFERSGLQPYLDKIGFNLVGYGCTTCIGNSGPLPEEISAAVQEHDLAVTAVLSGNRNFEGRINPDVKMNYLASPPLVVAYALAGTMDIDLDTEPLGTGADGQPVFLKDIWPSPEEVAEVVSSSIGREMFERDYADVFKGDETWQSLPIPTGNTFEWDPASTYVRKAPYFDGMPEKPEPVTDITGARVLVKVGDSVTTDHISPAGSIKAGTPAAQYLQANGVEVKDFNSYGSRRGNHEVMIRGTFANIRLRNQIAPGTEGGYTRDFTQPDGPVSFIYDASVNYAAAGTPLVVLAGKEYGSGSSRDWAAKGTALLGVRAVIAESYERIHRSNLIGMGVLPLQFPEGQTAESLGLTGEESFDITGVEALNQGSIPGTVHVKAGEVEFDAVVRIDTPGEADYYRHGGIMQYVLRSLLAK; encoded by the coding sequence ACACGCTACGCGTCGGCGACGCGTCGTACGAGATTTTCCGGCTGGACGCCGTCGAGGGCGCTGCCCGCCTCCCGTACAGCCTGAAGATCCTGCTGGAGAACCTGCTCCGCACCGAGGACGGCGCGAACATCACCGCCGACCACATCCGCGCGCTGGGCCAGTGGGACCCGAGCGCGGCGCCCAGCGTGGAGATCCAGTTCACGCCCGCGCGCGTCATCATGCAGGACTTCACCGGCGTGCCGTGCGTGGTCGACCTGGCCACGATGCGCGAGGCCGTGCGCGACCTCGGCGGCGACCCGGCGCGCATCAACCCGCTGGCCCCCGCCGAGATGGTCATCGACCACTCGGTCATCGTCGACTTCTTCGGCCACCCCGACTCCTTCCGGCGCAACGTCGAGCGCGAGTACGAGCGCAACCGCGAGCGCTACCAGTTCCTGCGCTGGGGCCAGACGGCCTTCGACGAGTTCAAGGTGGTCCCGCCCGGCACCGGCATCGTCCACCAGGTCAACATCGAGCACCTCGCTCGCGTGGTCATGACCCGTGACGGGAAGGCCTACCCCGACACCTGCGTCGGCACCGACTCCCACACCACGATGGAGAACGGCATCGGCGTGCTGGGCTGGGGCGTCGGCGGCATCGAGGCCGAGGCCGCGATGCTCGGCCAGCCGATCTCGATGCTGATCCCGCGCGTGGTCGGCTTCAAGCTCACGGGCAAGCTGCCCGCCGGCGCGACCGCCACCGACCTGGTGCTCACCATCACCGAGATGCTGCGCAAGCACGGCGTGGTCGGCAAGTTCGTCGAGTTCTACGGCGAGGGCGTCTCCTCGGTGCCGCTGGCCAACCGGGCCACGATCGGCAACATGAGCCCCGAGTTCGGCTCCACCTGCGCGATCTTCCCGATCGACGGCCAGACCATCGACTACCTGCGCCTGACCGGCCGCTCCGAGGAGCAGATCGCCCTCACCGAGGCCTACGCCAAGGAGCAGGGCCTCTGGCTCGACCCCTCGGCCGAGGAGCCGGTCTTCTCCGAGTACATCGAGCTCGACCTGGCCACGGTCGTCCCCTCGATCGCGGGCCCGAAGCGCCCGCAGGACCGCATCGCGCTCAGCGACGCGAAGCGCGCCTGGCGCGCGGCGGTCAAGGACTACGCGACGGAGGTCGACCTCGGCCCCGCCGACGAGGCCTCGGCCGAGTCCTTCCCCGCCTCAGACTCCCCGGCGATCAGCCACGACGGCAACGGCGACCAGCCGCACGCCGCCGCGCTGAACGGCGCGCGCCCGCACAAGAAGGTGCCGGTCACGCTGGCCGACGGCACCTCCTTCGAGATCGACCACGGCATCGTCTCGATCGCCGCGATCACCTCGTGCACCAACACCTCCAACCCGTTCGTCATGCTGGGCGCCGCCCTGCTCGCGCGCAACGCGGTGGAGAAGGGCCTGACCCGCAAGCCGTGGGTCAAGACCTCGCTGGCCCCCGGCTCGCAGGTCGTCACCGGCTACTTCGAGCGCTCCGGGCTCCAGCCGTACCTCGACAAGATCGGGTTCAACCTGGTCGGCTACGGCTGCACCACCTGCATCGGCAACTCGGGCCCGCTGCCCGAGGAGATCTCCGCCGCGGTGCAGGAGCACGACCTGGCCGTCACCGCGGTCCTGTCGGGCAACCGCAACTTCGAGGGCCGCATCAACCCCGACGTGAAGATGAACTACCTGGCCTCGCCGCCGCTGGTGGTCGCCTACGCGCTCGCGGGCACGATGGACATCGACCTCGACACCGAGCCGCTCGGCACGGGCGCCGACGGGCAGCCGGTGTTTCTCAAGGACATCTGGCCCTCGCCCGAGGAGGTCGCCGAGGTCGTCAGCTCGTCCATCGGGCGCGAGATGTTCGAGCGCGACTACGCCGACGTCTTCAAGGGCGACGAGACCTGGCAGTCGCTGCCGATCCCGACCGGCAACACCTTCGAGTGGGACCCCGCCTCCACCTACGTGCGCAAGGCCCCCTACTTCGACGGCATGCCGGAGAAGCCCGAGCCCGTCACCGACATCACCGGCGCCCGCGTCCTGGTCAAGGTCGGCGACTCGGTCACCACCGACCACATCTCGCCCGCGGGCTCCATCAAGGCCGGCACGCCCGCCGCGCAGTACCTGCAGGCCAACGGCGTCGAGGTCAAGGACTTCAACTCCTACGGCTCGCGGCGCGGCAACCACGAGGTGATGATCCGCGGCACGTTCGCCAACATCCGCCTGCGCAACCAGATCGCGCCGGGCACCGAGGGCGGCTACACCCGCGACTTCACCCAGCCCGACGGCCCGGTGTCGTTCATCTACGACGCCTCGGTCAACTACGCCGCGGCCGGCACGCCGCTGGTGGTCCTGGCCGGCAAGGAGTACGGCTCCGGCTCCTCGCGCGACTGGGCCGCCAAGGGCACCGCGCTGCTGGGCGTCAGGGCCGTCATCGCCGAGTCCTACGAGCGCATCCACCGCTCCAACCTGATCGGCATGGGCGTCCTCCCGCTGCAGTTCCCCGAGGGGCAGACGGCGGAGTCGCTGGGCCTGACCGGCGAGGAGAGCTTCGACATCACCGGCGTCGAGGCGCTCAACCAGGGCTCGATCCCCGGCACCGTCCACGTGAAGGCGGGCGAGGTGGAGTTCGACGCGGTGGTCCGCATCGACACGCCCGGTGAGGCCGACTACTACCGCCACGGCGGCATCATGCAGTACGTGCTGCGGTCGCTGCTGGCCAAGTAG
- a CDS encoding neutral zinc metallopeptidase, which yields MKLTLPRVTTCALALVTAGALTVPAPAALGETEATGGARVGPPRLLYETGRLRAASCPEPPLISGGIPRSKEYLTAIVRCMDAGWSAHLRRAGLRYRAPTVLYVEEPRDTVCGLPWPGGAAAFYCTERATLVFTLEGPWIEGRTDLYPLKVAAHEYGHHVQQQAGVRSAYERLVRGRKGDQAELGRRYELQADCLAGVFAGSVWRSLGRSPADWTALVETVRASGDEPDGRHSHGKGAGRAYWLQRGYAARSPSACDTWSAPSAKVS from the coding sequence GTGAAACTCACCCTTCCCCGGGTCACCACCTGCGCCCTCGCCCTGGTCACCGCGGGCGCGCTCACCGTACCGGCCCCCGCCGCGCTCGGCGAGACCGAGGCCACCGGCGGCGCGCGGGTCGGGCCGCCCCGCCTGCTCTACGAGACCGGCAGGCTGCGCGCCGCCTCCTGTCCCGAACCACCGCTGATCTCCGGCGGCATCCCGCGCTCGAAGGAGTACCTCACCGCGATCGTCAGGTGCATGGACGCCGGATGGTCGGCCCACCTCCGCCGGGCGGGGCTGCGCTACCGCGCGCCCACGGTCCTCTACGTGGAGGAGCCGCGCGACACGGTGTGCGGGCTGCCGTGGCCCGGCGGCGCGGCCGCCTTCTACTGCACCGAGCGCGCCACGCTCGTCTTCACCCTCGAAGGGCCGTGGATCGAGGGGCGCACCGACCTGTACCCGCTGAAGGTCGCCGCCCACGAGTACGGTCACCACGTGCAGCAGCAGGCGGGCGTCAGGAGCGCCTACGAGAGGCTGGTGCGCGGGCGCAAGGGCGACCAGGCGGAGCTCGGCCGCCGCTACGAGTTGCAGGCCGACTGCCTGGCGGGGGTTTTCGCGGGAAGCGTGTGGCGCTCGCTGGGCCGCTCCCCCGCGGACTGGACGGCGCTGGTCGAGACGGTGCGGGCGAGCGGGGACGAGCCCGACGGCCGGCACAGCCACGGCAAGGGCGCCGGCCGCGCGTACTGGCTCCAGCGTGGCTACGCGGCCAGGTCACCCTCGGCGTGCGACACCTGGTCGGCGCCTTCGGCCAAGGTGTCCTGA
- a CDS encoding sulfite exporter TauE/SafE family protein, with protein sequence MTHEVLILILAGLAVFVGAVVQGGVGFGLGLVAAPVVTMLDPALMPGSIQVVNATLPLFTLAAEWRRVDWRGLGFALLGRLPGSAIGALIVVYVSATTLGVFVGVMVLVAVALTAQALAVPRNGWTTTAAGFTSGVTGTATGIGGPPMALVYQSAKGPQIRATLAAFFFLSASQSLFILWAVDRLPARALWSGALLIPFLIAGFLVSGPLRRHLDGGGVRRAILAVAALSALALIAQSLL encoded by the coding sequence ATGACGCACGAGGTGTTGATCCTGATTCTGGCGGGTTTGGCGGTATTTGTGGGGGCGGTCGTCCAGGGAGGAGTCGGGTTCGGCCTCGGACTGGTCGCCGCGCCCGTCGTGACGATGCTCGATCCCGCCCTGATGCCGGGCTCGATCCAGGTGGTCAACGCCACGCTGCCGCTGTTCACGCTGGCCGCGGAGTGGCGGAGGGTGGACTGGAGGGGGCTGGGCTTCGCGCTGCTCGGCCGGCTGCCGGGCAGCGCGATCGGCGCCCTCATCGTCGTCTACGTCTCCGCCACGACCCTCGGCGTCTTCGTCGGTGTCATGGTGCTGGTCGCGGTGGCGCTGACCGCGCAGGCGCTCGCGGTGCCGCGCAACGGCTGGACGACCACCGCGGCCGGGTTCACCTCGGGCGTGACCGGCACCGCCACCGGCATCGGCGGCCCGCCCATGGCGCTGGTCTACCAGAGCGCCAAGGGTCCGCAGATCCGCGCGACGCTGGCCGCCTTCTTCTTCCTGAGCGCCAGCCAGTCGCTGTTCATCCTCTGGGCGGTCGACCGGCTGCCGGCCAGGGCGCTGTGGTCGGGCGCGCTGCTGATCCCGTTCCTGATCGCGGGCTTCCTCGTCTCGGGGCCGCTGCGCCGCCACCTCGACGGCGGCGGCGTCAGGCGCGCCATCCTCGCGGTGGCCGCACTGTCCGCGCTGGCGTTGATCGCGCAGAGCCTGCTCTGA
- a CDS encoding sugar ABC transporter substrate-binding protein, giving the protein MRKGILSLTAAVAATTLGLTACGGDSGGTTQASPAQSGAAPASSAAAAGKIGVILPDSKSSARWETADRKFLEEAFKAAGVAYEIQNAQGDKNAFQTIADQMITNGATVLMIVNLDSGTGKAVLSKAKSQGVATIDYDRLTLGGGAAYYVSFDNTKVGTLQGEGLSKCLADKKADKPMVAYLNGSPTDNNATLFKAGYDGVLKPKFDSGEYVKGPDESVPDWDNAKAGTIFEQMLTGEPKIAGVLAANDGLGNAAITVLKKNNLNGKVPVTGQDATVQGLQNILAGDQCMTVYKAIKKEADAAAALAVSLAKGEKPAATGTVKDTESGQDVPAVLLDPQAIFFDNVKDVVADGFVTKDELCTGEFAAKCAEAGIQ; this is encoded by the coding sequence ATGCGCAAGGGGATCCTCAGCCTGACCGCCGCGGTAGCGGCGACGACCCTCGGTCTCACCGCGTGCGGGGGCGACAGCGGTGGCACCACCCAGGCCAGTCCTGCCCAGTCCGGCGCGGCGCCCGCATCGAGCGCGGCCGCCGCGGGCAAGATCGGCGTCATCCTTCCCGACAGCAAGTCCTCGGCCAGGTGGGAGACCGCGGACCGCAAGTTTCTGGAAGAGGCCTTCAAGGCCGCGGGCGTCGCCTACGAGATCCAGAACGCCCAGGGCGACAAGAACGCCTTCCAGACCATCGCCGACCAGATGATCACCAACGGCGCGACCGTGCTGATGATCGTCAACCTGGACTCCGGCACCGGCAAGGCCGTGCTCAGCAAGGCCAAGTCGCAGGGCGTGGCCACCATCGACTACGACCGCCTGACGCTCGGCGGCGGCGCCGCCTACTACGTCAGCTTCGACAACACCAAGGTCGGCACCCTGCAGGGCGAGGGCCTGTCGAAGTGCCTGGCCGACAAGAAGGCTGACAAGCCGATGGTCGCCTACCTCAACGGCTCGCCCACCGACAACAACGCGACGCTGTTCAAGGCGGGCTACGACGGCGTGCTCAAGCCGAAGTTCGACTCGGGCGAGTACGTCAAGGGCCCCGACGAGTCGGTGCCCGACTGGGACAACGCCAAGGCGGGCACGATCTTCGAGCAGATGCTCACCGGCGAGCCGAAGATCGCGGGCGTCCTCGCGGCCAACGACGGCCTCGGCAACGCCGCCATCACCGTGCTGAAGAAGAACAACCTCAACGGCAAGGTGCCGGTCACCGGCCAGGACGCCACCGTCCAGGGCCTGCAGAACATCCTCGCCGGCGACCAGTGCATGACCGTCTACAAGGCCATCAAGAAGGAGGCCGACGCGGCGGCCGCGCTCGCCGTCTCCCTGGCCAAGGGCGAGAAGCCCGCCGCCACCGGCACCGTCAAGGACACCGAGAGCGGCCAGGACGTGCCCGCCGTGCTGCTCGACCCCCAGGCGATCTTCTTCGACAACGTGAAGGACGTCGTGGCCGACGGCTTCGTCACCAAGGACGAGTTGTGCACGGGCGAGTTCGCCGCCAAGTGCGCCGAGGCCGGAATCCAGTAG